Proteins encoded in a region of the Paenibacillus pedocola genome:
- a CDS encoding extracellular solute-binding protein: MKKKTGRRSLVTLTTAALAFSLLAGCGGNNNSGNSANGANSGNGGNTDTAAATDSTTSTAAPAEIGIDTSKKVELQFYMLGDAPKDLPVIQDEINKMAQEELNATVKFNYTSWTDWDQKYKLLLSSGQAIDLIFTADWTQYQSYAKRGAFLAIDDLLPKAAPELQKFVPESMWEDVKVDGKIYTVPATYKEYVTNGFVYREDLRKKYDLPVPKDLASYEAYMDGIVKNEPDMMPMSLNSDIGNNLHYIYTELNKMIGALPYGMGVKYESPTTVYSYWGSDEQKEELKTMKRWADKGFIPKNVLNIKDTMQDPMTSGKAASMFGDNPTRYNDMKMKISTTHPEWELAYSPFGLTTGYATPVHPIHNGFAIPKSSKNPERALAFYEKLVLDKRYNQLTQYGIEGKNYTVEDGYYKLVGTSTSNGFSREGMNGWAWRNPEFMLFDKGFDGVKAIFDELDKIQKPDLFLGFAEDYSSYQAEKAALEQVEKQYLFPLEAGLVEDIDKGLETFMQKAKQAGLEKIQTEWTKQWNAYVAEKGIK, encoded by the coding sequence ATGAAAAAGAAGACAGGCCGAAGATCTCTGGTTACGCTTACAACGGCTGCGCTGGCGTTCTCGCTCCTTGCGGGCTGCGGCGGCAACAACAACAGCGGTAACAGCGCAAACGGCGCAAACAGCGGGAATGGCGGCAATACAGACACAGCCGCAGCAACGGACAGCACCACCAGCACGGCAGCTCCGGCAGAGATCGGAATAGACACGTCGAAGAAAGTGGAGCTCCAGTTCTATATGCTCGGTGATGCCCCTAAGGATCTGCCGGTCATTCAAGACGAAATCAACAAGATGGCTCAGGAAGAGCTGAACGCCACGGTTAAGTTCAACTATACAAGCTGGACGGACTGGGATCAGAAGTATAAGCTGCTGCTGTCTTCCGGCCAGGCGATTGATCTGATTTTTACAGCGGACTGGACCCAGTATCAATCGTACGCCAAACGCGGCGCGTTCCTGGCAATTGACGATCTGCTGCCTAAGGCTGCACCGGAGCTGCAGAAATTCGTACCGGAGTCGATGTGGGAAGATGTGAAGGTAGACGGCAAAATCTATACCGTTCCTGCCACTTATAAAGAGTACGTAACCAACGGCTTCGTATACCGCGAGGATCTGCGCAAGAAATATGATCTGCCTGTGCCTAAGGATCTGGCCAGCTACGAGGCTTATATGGACGGCATTGTCAAAAACGAGCCGGATATGATGCCAATGTCCCTGAACAGCGATATCGGCAATAATCTCCATTACATTTATACTGAGCTTAACAAAATGATTGGCGCTCTCCCTTACGGGATGGGAGTGAAGTATGAATCGCCTACGACTGTCTACTCCTACTGGGGTTCTGATGAGCAAAAAGAAGAGCTGAAAACGATGAAACGCTGGGCGGATAAAGGCTTCATTCCGAAAAACGTGCTGAACATCAAGGATACGATGCAGGATCCGATGACTTCCGGTAAAGCGGCCAGCATGTTCGGAGATAACCCGACGCGCTATAACGACATGAAGATGAAGATCAGCACGACCCATCCCGAATGGGAGCTGGCCTATTCTCCATTCGGCCTGACCACAGGTTATGCTACGCCAGTACATCCGATTCACAACGGGTTTGCGATTCCAAAGAGCAGTAAAAATCCGGAAAGAGCGCTCGCGTTCTATGAAAAGCTGGTCCTCGACAAGCGCTACAATCAGCTGACGCAGTATGGTATTGAGGGCAAGAACTACACTGTTGAAGACGGCTACTACAAGCTGGTCGGCACCAGCACAAGCAATGGCTTCTCCCGTGAAGGGATGAACGGATGGGCTTGGAGAAATCCTGAGTTCATGCTGTTCGATAAAGGTTTCGACGGTGTGAAGGCCATCTTCGATGAGCTGGACAAAATCCAGAAGCCTGACCTGTTCCTGGGCTTTGCGGAAGACTACTCCTCGTATCAGGCTGAGAAAGCGGCACTGGAGCAAGTGGAGAAGCAATACCTCTTCCCGCTGGAGGCAGGTCTGGTTGAGGATATTGATAAAGGGCTGGAAACCTTCATGCAGAAGGCCAAACAGGCCGGGCTGGAAAAAATCCAGACCGAGTGGACGAAACAGTGGAACGCTTATGTTGCGGAGAAAGGCATTAAATAG
- a CDS encoding carbohydrate ABC transporter permease, translating into MQIKDDHYTRLLQGLAYTVIILGSLACLIPFLLIISASLTANESIIKDGYHLIPAQFSVEGYKTVFTFPDEVLRAYGVTLFTTVTGTLLGLFFMTMAGYVLARKDFKYRNTFSFYIYFTTLFGGGLVPWYIMITKYLHLTDSYGALIFPGLMTPFLIILMKNFIRSAVPEELFESAKIDGAGDFKIYWRIVLQLSMPGIATVGLFLALAYWNDWFSSSLFINDPHKYQLQFHLYNVINSAAFIANMGAGTGVSLGSDLPTESTKMAMAIVVTGPILFLYPFIQRYFVKGLTIGAVKG; encoded by the coding sequence ATGCAAATCAAAGACGATCATTATACGCGGCTGCTGCAGGGTCTGGCGTACACGGTCATCATTCTCGGCTCGCTGGCCTGTCTGATTCCGTTTCTGCTGATTATCTCGGCTTCCCTGACTGCCAATGAATCGATCATCAAGGATGGCTACCATCTGATCCCGGCGCAGTTCTCGGTGGAGGGCTACAAGACGGTGTTTACTTTTCCTGACGAGGTGCTGCGGGCTTACGGCGTAACGCTGTTCACGACAGTAACGGGCACGCTGCTGGGGCTGTTCTTCATGACGATGGCCGGGTATGTGCTGGCCCGTAAGGATTTCAAATACCGTAACACTTTTTCCTTCTATATCTATTTCACGACCCTGTTCGGCGGCGGACTGGTGCCCTGGTACATTATGATCACCAAATATCTGCATCTGACCGATTCATACGGCGCGCTGATTTTTCCGGGGCTGATGACCCCGTTCCTGATCATTCTGATGAAAAACTTTATCCGCTCGGCTGTTCCTGAGGAGCTGTTCGAGTCCGCTAAGATCGACGGGGCCGGTGATTTCAAAATCTACTGGCGGATCGTGCTCCAGCTGTCGATGCCCGGCATCGCCACAGTAGGCTTGTTTCTGGCCCTGGCGTATTGGAACGACTGGTTCTCCTCTTCCCTGTTCATCAACGATCCGCACAAATATCAGCTGCAGTTCCATCTGTACAATGTCATCAACTCTGCGGCCTTTATCGCCAACATGGGCGCGGGCACGGGGGTCAGCCTGGGTAGTGATCTGCCGACCGAGTCGACCAAGATGGCGATGGCGATTGTTGTTACCGGACCGATTCTGTTCCTGTACCCGTTCATTCAGCGGTATTTTGTAAAAGGCTTGACGATAGGCGCTGTAAAAGGTTAG
- a CDS encoding cyclase family protein: MGIQIIDLSQEIYQGMPVFPPHQKTMIFPNMNHEESRQKLGFEFATNNLLINEHGPTHSDAVYEYDPQGATIDEMPLEYFYGPAVCLDLSHISPDDYITRRDLELALGKGYLYLDKGDIVLLYTGHYNRAYGTDEWLTRYTGLDYEAAEWLARQGVVNIGIDAPSIDNPLDTTFAGHLICREYKLTNTENLCNLDQIAQKRFLYFGLPLKIRKGTGSPIRAVAVFIE, from the coding sequence TTGGGTATTCAGATAATCGATCTATCCCAGGAGATCTATCAGGGGATGCCGGTGTTCCCGCCGCATCAGAAGACGATGATTTTCCCCAATATGAACCATGAGGAGAGCCGGCAGAAGCTTGGCTTCGAATTCGCTACGAATAACCTGCTTATTAACGAGCATGGCCCGACTCACAGTGATGCCGTCTATGAATATGATCCGCAAGGGGCGACGATTGACGAGATGCCGCTGGAGTATTTTTACGGGCCGGCCGTCTGCCTTGACCTCTCTCATATTTCACCGGATGACTATATTACCCGCAGGGATTTGGAGCTGGCTCTGGGCAAAGGTTATCTTTATCTCGACAAAGGTGACATCGTGCTGCTCTACACCGGTCATTATAACCGCGCATACGGCACGGACGAATGGCTGACCCGCTACACCGGACTCGATTACGAGGCGGCTGAATGGCTGGCCCGGCAGGGGGTCGTTAATATCGGCATCGACGCGCCTTCCATCGACAACCCGCTGGATACCACCTTTGCCGGGCATCTGATATGCCGTGAGTACAAGCTGACCAATACCGAGAACCTCTGCAATCTCGACCAAATCGCACAGAAGCGGTTCCTCTACTTCGGGCTCCCGCTCAAAATCCGCAAAGGCACCGGCTCTCCCATCCGGGCGGTCGCAGTATTCATAGAATAA
- a CDS encoding MATE family efflux transporter yields the protein MKPKAGNVGLWMLAWPIFIEIFLQTLLGTVDTVMVSRISDDAVAVVGISNQLFGALITLFTTFAGGAGILVAQRLGSGRQEDARTIAIMGVTASSVLGLAVSIILFLFADPIARSLHISGELIPLAHVYLTYVGGGLFLVGLTASFGAAIRNTGNTRGPMYTGVAVNVIHIVLNYILIFGAFGLPQMGLGGIAISNLISRLLGAAVLMGMFCGTFERKIKLRDFRTFKRKLFGEIVKISWPLGLNSSSWVLSQLAIYSFLAMLGAKELAARTYLNTLESFCFTLGYAIAMAGQIRIAHLFGARKLTEVYQSAFRTLYIGLAIVSANVLLLFVFGKTLLGFFTTDQEIISIGVSLLALNLILQPCKMLNMAMGNALNAIGDTRYTMIVSMISMTVIGVGGSYLLGISWGWGLVGIYCCMIADEAGRGLLVLRRWRGQKVLDAADVESSGRQSVRGKGGKTLFKMNV from the coding sequence GTGAAACCTAAGGCTGGAAATGTCGGACTGTGGATGCTGGCCTGGCCGATTTTTATAGAGATTTTCCTGCAGACGCTGCTGGGGACCGTCGATACCGTGATGGTCAGCCGCATCTCGGATGATGCAGTCGCGGTTGTGGGAATCTCCAATCAGCTGTTCGGCGCACTCATCACACTCTTTACCACCTTTGCCGGCGGGGCGGGTATTCTGGTAGCCCAGCGGCTTGGTTCGGGACGGCAGGAGGATGCCCGTACGATAGCCATTATGGGAGTTACAGCGAGCAGTGTGCTGGGACTCGCGGTCAGTATTATTCTGTTCCTGTTCGCTGACCCCATCGCACGTTCGCTGCACATTTCCGGGGAGCTGATCCCGCTGGCGCATGTCTATCTCACTTATGTCGGCGGAGGGCTGTTTCTGGTAGGACTGACCGCTTCGTTCGGTGCGGCTATCCGTAACACCGGCAATACCAGAGGACCCATGTATACAGGGGTCGCTGTTAATGTAATCCACATAGTGCTTAATTACATCCTGATCTTCGGCGCGTTCGGGCTGCCGCAGATGGGGCTCGGCGGGATCGCTATTTCTAATTTGATCAGCAGACTGCTGGGTGCAGCTGTTCTGATGGGTATGTTCTGCGGAACTTTTGAACGGAAGATTAAACTGCGGGACTTCAGGACTTTTAAGCGGAAGCTGTTCGGGGAAATTGTGAAGATCAGCTGGCCGCTGGGACTCAATTCCTCATCCTGGGTATTGTCGCAGCTGGCGATTTATTCTTTTCTGGCTATGCTGGGGGCCAAGGAACTGGCGGCGCGCACCTATCTGAACACTCTGGAATCGTTCTGCTTCACGCTGGGTTATGCGATAGCGATGGCGGGCCAGATCCGGATTGCCCATTTGTTCGGTGCCCGCAAGCTTACGGAAGTCTATCAAAGCGCCTTCCGCACGCTATATATCGGGCTGGCCATTGTCAGTGCCAATGTACTGCTGCTGTTTGTATTCGGCAAAACGCTGCTGGGTTTCTTTACAACGGACCAGGAGATTATCTCCATCGGTGTCTCGCTGCTCGCGCTGAATCTGATTCTGCAGCCGTGTAAAATGCTCAATATGGCTATGGGCAATGCGCTGAATGCCATCGGCGACACCCGTTACACGATGATTGTCTCAATGATCTCCATGACAGTTATCGGTGTGGGCGGCTCTTACCTGCTCGGCATCAGCTGGGGCTGGGGGCTGGTGGGCATTTACTGCTGCATGATCGCCGATGAAGCGGGCAGAGGGCTGCTTGTGCTGCGGCGCTGGCGGGGACAGAAGGTGCTGGATGCAGCTGATGTAGAGAGCAGCGGGCGGCAGTCCGTCCGGGGCAAGGGCGGCAAGACTCTTTTTAAAATGAATGTCTAA
- a CDS encoding ABC transporter permease, which produces MLLPALLFFLVNSYFPMVGVYYAFTQFDFNSGLFSAPFVGLKNFEFLWKSGTLVKLTLNTIGYNLAFIVLGNVLAIVCAILLSELRVKWFKKLTQSIMFLPYFVSFVILSVIVYNVFNYDSGFLNTLLARFGAGPVDVYNKPVVWIFLIILFYLWKNLGYSMVIYLASITGISDEYYEAAKIDGAHIFQRIWYITVPMLKSTFVVLLLFSLGSIMKGQFDLFYQLIGNNGVLYNTTDILDTYVFRSLKVTFDIGMATAAGLYQSLFGFILIMTVNYIIRKINDDYALF; this is translated from the coding sequence ATGCTGCTTCCGGCACTGTTGTTCTTCCTGGTGAATTCGTATTTTCCGATGGTCGGTGTGTATTATGCTTTTACCCAGTTTGACTTCAATTCCGGGCTGTTCAGTGCACCGTTCGTCGGGCTCAAAAATTTTGAGTTTCTTTGGAAATCCGGCACTTTGGTGAAGCTTACCCTCAATACGATCGGTTACAATCTGGCTTTTATCGTACTGGGTAACGTATTGGCGATTGTCTGTGCGATTCTGCTCAGTGAGCTGCGGGTGAAATGGTTCAAAAAGCTTACCCAGTCTATCATGTTCCTGCCGTACTTCGTCTCCTTCGTAATTCTGAGTGTCATCGTCTACAACGTATTCAATTATGACAGCGGTTTCTTGAATACGCTGCTGGCCCGGTTCGGCGCAGGTCCGGTCGATGTCTACAATAAGCCGGTGGTGTGGATATTCCTGATCATTCTTTTTTACCTCTGGAAAAATCTCGGCTACAGCATGGTCATTTATCTGGCCTCTATCACTGGAATCAGCGATGAGTATTATGAAGCAGCCAAAATCGATGGTGCGCATATTTTTCAGCGGATCTGGTACATCACGGTGCCGATGCTGAAATCTACCTTTGTCGTGCTGCTGCTGTTCTCGCTCGGAAGTATTATGAAGGGGCAATTCGACCTCTTTTACCAGCTGATCGGCAACAACGGGGTGCTGTACAATACGACGGATATTCTGGATACGTATGTGTTCCGTTCGCTCAAGGTTACTTTTGACATCGGAATGGCGACAGCGGCAGGCCTGTATCAATCGCTGTTCGGCTTCATTCTGATCATGACGGTGAACTACATTATCCGCAAAATAAACGATGATTACGCGTTGTTCTAG
- a CDS encoding urea carboxylase-associated family protein has protein sequence MRNGTLIEEIFVPAYEGRSALVRQGQTLYIIDVEGKQVGDFVCFNAGNPDEHVSPVHMRASLSSIRLKPGDGLYSNYRQPLMQLTHDTVGRHDFFFPACDYYRYKVDFGLEEHPNCHDNLQKALHKYNLGDQELPDPINWFMNNALDDNLDYVIEEPLSKPGDYVALLALTDVIVALSSCSQDLAPVNGFKVTPLLMQITG, from the coding sequence ATGAGAAACGGAACATTGATCGAGGAAATTTTCGTACCGGCGTACGAGGGCAGAAGCGCTCTGGTGCGCCAAGGGCAGACCCTGTATATCATCGATGTGGAAGGCAAGCAGGTCGGCGATTTCGTCTGCTTTAATGCCGGTAACCCTGACGAGCATGTTTCCCCCGTGCATATGCGGGCCTCGCTCAGCAGCATCCGGCTCAAACCCGGCGACGGCCTGTACAGCAACTACCGGCAGCCGCTGATGCAGCTGACCCATGATACAGTCGGACGGCATGACTTCTTTTTCCCGGCTTGTGATTATTACCGCTACAAGGTTGATTTCGGGCTGGAGGAGCATCCGAACTGCCACGATAATCTGCAGAAGGCTCTGCATAAATACAACCTTGGAGACCAAGAGCTGCCCGATCCGATCAACTGGTTCATGAATAATGCACTTGACGATAACCTCGACTACGTCATTGAAGAACCGCTCTCGAAGCCCGGTGATTATGTCGCTCTCCTGGCACTGACGGACGTGATCGTTGCCCTCTCCTCCTGCTCGCAGGACCTCGCTCCCGTAAACGGGTTCAAGGTCACTCCGCTACTGATGCAGATAACCGGTTAA
- a CDS encoding TetR/AcrR family transcriptional regulator gives MARSKNLEKRNEILKIAYRMFCEKGYEHVFIREIADEAGISKALVQHYFAKKSDILEVMLEEILEVSFRYINDIVTEQESIYLRLSVYTNLFFEVSTLQQDLRQFIQNIIADKTLLKLWVNIIYRWLGTLKNEELAHVPEKDFQIALTFAMAGGTELLLHQGEWELPVSYIAEQMVTSFMRILNNSPEDILQIILQTANILRTVNLEEFSLYCKQQIFWYE, from the coding sequence ATGGCCCGCTCTAAAAATCTAGAGAAACGTAACGAGATACTGAAGATTGCCTACCGCATGTTTTGCGAAAAAGGCTATGAGCATGTATTCATAAGAGAAATAGCAGACGAAGCCGGAATCAGCAAGGCTCTGGTGCAGCATTACTTTGCCAAAAAAAGCGATATTTTAGAGGTCATGCTGGAGGAAATCCTTGAGGTTTCTTTCCGGTATATTAACGATATCGTAACAGAGCAGGAAAGTATTTATCTGAGGCTGTCTGTCTACACCAATCTATTTTTCGAAGTCTCCACGCTTCAGCAGGATTTGCGGCAATTCATTCAAAATATCATTGCAGACAAGACTTTGCTGAAATTATGGGTTAACATTATCTACCGCTGGCTCGGGACACTGAAGAATGAAGAGCTGGCCCATGTGCCGGAAAAAGACTTTCAAATTGCCCTCACCTTTGCGATGGCCGGGGGAACGGAACTGCTGTTGCACCAAGGTGAATGGGAACTGCCGGTTTCCTATATTGCCGAACAAATGGTTACTTCCTTTATGAGAATTCTAAATAATTCTCCGGAAGACATTCTGCAGATCATTCTGCAGACCGCAAATATACTGCGTACTGTTAATTTGGAGGAGTTCAGCCTATATTGCAAACAACAAATCTTCTGGTATGAGTGA
- a CDS encoding helix-turn-helix domain-containing protein, whose amino-acid sequence MRLNKLGNRRALYSRILVSMTLCVSLTFLVSTIIYYNYYIGVEKTQAFRSDLSDLTQTSKEVVNMNEAAQSLSFQIYRNSTISKIVFYDKPDIYDVTAAMSELGNYLSSMPYIESIYVYNPKSAKLYIASSHGQNGVFTEQELVDTNILDILNHYEEYKPFMPIPRVYSNGAEENDQVRAYTFLCYDAIGWDRTINSAVIVNISAPWINKEINSPANSKSATFILSDNGSFLSGNSLEQQELAPEEARWVDQRIKGDSQGYFIGKFAGVNSLISYTAPDDLNWQYVRITPYEIITKQTDSIRNATLLIAALILVGGIVLSWITSKSLYLPINKIVSEMNILESEKRDSMFMIRQNTMRDLVLGLKPLQSIQQVEKLRQLGIHFTFNDDYRLILLRIDNYKELRDERSSYLLAYKFAIMNIASEICGQTYRVETVDMNDDGILVLLNIIDSIEYTDTGLIETLLRQIQLACSDYLKISLTLTYSHIDRNALQLHQLYKQVREASNHRLFYGHGCIISAQSISALQANTYHYPTEKEKRLTDALMCGKIEEAKEHFSTIIREAESYPFHTVQLAVSRLSVTIKEIINTIQKRNRLQCDGAPALPTLESVETVAELEDAFFALFSEMRGQLSEKKNAKQHDLIRLINQKVAENYMEPNLSLNQIADELDMSPIYISRLYKQQTMTSIVDVILEVRMREVCSLLENTDLPVTTIAERCGFTSSSYLHRMFKRSFGTTPTDYRRSKNA is encoded by the coding sequence ATGAGACTGAACAAGCTCGGCAACCGAAGAGCACTGTACAGCAGGATATTGGTCAGTATGACGCTTTGTGTGTCCTTAACCTTCCTTGTCTCCACCATCATTTATTACAACTATTATATTGGCGTCGAGAAAACACAAGCCTTCCGTTCCGATCTCAGCGATCTCACACAGACCAGCAAAGAGGTTGTGAACATGAACGAAGCCGCGCAATCGCTTTCATTTCAGATTTACCGCAACAGCACCATCTCCAAAATCGTCTTTTACGACAAGCCGGATATATATGACGTCACAGCCGCCATGTCTGAGCTTGGAAATTATTTAAGCTCCATGCCGTATATCGAATCCATCTATGTCTATAATCCGAAAAGCGCAAAGCTCTATATCGCCTCTTCCCACGGCCAGAATGGTGTATTTACCGAGCAGGAGCTGGTAGATACGAATATTCTGGATATTCTGAACCATTACGAGGAATACAAGCCGTTTATGCCGATTCCACGCGTCTATTCGAACGGTGCCGAGGAGAATGATCAGGTCCGGGCTTATACCTTTTTATGCTACGACGCCATTGGCTGGGACCGGACGATTAACTCGGCAGTGATCGTTAACATATCCGCTCCTTGGATCAACAAAGAGATTAACAGCCCTGCCAATTCCAAAAGCGCAACCTTTATCCTGTCTGACAACGGTTCTTTCCTGTCCGGCAACAGCCTGGAGCAGCAGGAGCTTGCGCCCGAGGAAGCCCGCTGGGTAGATCAGAGGATTAAGGGAGACTCCCAGGGCTACTTTATCGGCAAGTTTGCCGGCGTCAATTCACTGATCTCTTATACTGCTCCGGATGATCTGAACTGGCAATATGTGCGCATCACCCCTTATGAGATCATCACCAAACAGACCGACAGTATAAGGAACGCTACTCTGCTCATCGCCGCCCTTATTCTGGTTGGAGGAATCGTTTTATCCTGGATCACCTCCAAAAGCCTGTATCTGCCGATCAACAAGATTGTCAGCGAGATGAACATTCTCGAAAGTGAGAAAAGGGACAGCATGTTTATGATCCGGCAAAATACTATGCGCGATCTGGTTCTGGGCCTAAAGCCGCTGCAATCCATTCAGCAGGTGGAGAAACTTAGGCAGCTCGGCATTCATTTTACCTTCAATGACGATTACCGGCTGATCCTCCTGCGGATTGACAACTACAAGGAACTCAGGGATGAACGGTCGTCCTATCTGCTGGCTTACAAATTTGCGATTATGAACATCGCCTCGGAAATCTGCGGCCAGACGTACCGTGTTGAAACAGTCGATATGAATGATGATGGGATACTTGTGCTCCTGAATATCATTGATTCGATAGAATACACCGACACCGGTCTGATCGAGACCCTCCTGCGGCAAATTCAGCTGGCCTGCTCCGATTATTTGAAAATAAGCCTTACCCTCACCTACAGCCATATCGACCGGAATGCCCTGCAGCTGCACCAGCTCTACAAGCAGGTCAGAGAAGCCTCGAATCACCGGCTGTTTTACGGGCATGGCTGTATCATCAGTGCGCAGTCCATAAGTGCACTTCAGGCTAATACGTACCACTATCCGACGGAAAAAGAAAAACGTCTGACCGACGCGCTGATGTGCGGCAAGATTGAGGAGGCCAAGGAGCATTTCAGCACCATTATCCGGGAAGCGGAATCTTATCCCTTCCATACCGTGCAATTAGCCGTGTCGAGACTTAGTGTGACGATAAAAGAAATCATCAATACCATCCAAAAACGTAACCGTTTACAATGTGATGGCGCGCCCGCCCTGCCTACTCTGGAATCCGTAGAAACCGTCGCTGAGCTGGAAGACGCCTTCTTCGCCCTGTTCAGTGAAATGCGAGGACAGCTGTCTGAGAAAAAAAACGCCAAGCAGCATGATCTGATCCGCCTGATCAATCAAAAGGTCGCCGAAAACTATATGGAGCCGAATCTTAGCCTGAACCAGATCGCCGATGAGCTCGATATGTCTCCGATCTACATCAGCCGGCTCTATAAGCAGCAGACCATGACCAGCATCGTCGATGTCATCCTGGAGGTGCGGATGCGCGAGGTGTGCAGCCTGCTGGAGAATACCGATTTGCCGGTAACCACCATCGCCGAGCGCTGCGGCTTTACCAGCAGTTCCTACCTGCACCGGATGTTCAAGCGCAGCTTCGGCACTACCCCCACCGACTACCGGCGCTCTAAAAATGCTTAG
- a CDS encoding AraC family transcriptional regulator, producing MSLLQFSIPPLPHYIISGLTYFPPGFRHVNRQNIQVFDLLVVREGCLYIGEEKRNYEVRAGEALILRPDCHHFGTEGCREESSYYWLHFQTSGPWSAVTAPSAALNEQDTPDESAHSALFDVRTFSLWLSQYMTLLQPARMEELLAQLELLKVNAHLDSIRFKQQMLFQEILQQLSASVHRERPASHSTACAEQAASFLRAHYREEITTGMLGDSLNFHPVYIARCMNREYGCSPMEYLLRYRIEQSKLLLMQTSFPISRIAEEVGFNQAPYFSSSFMKLEGISPRQYRQRFS from the coding sequence ATGAGCCTGCTTCAATTCTCTATCCCGCCGCTTCCGCATTATATTATCAGCGGACTGACCTATTTCCCTCCGGGCTTCCGTCATGTGAACCGCCAGAACATCCAGGTGTTTGATTTACTGGTTGTCAGGGAAGGCTGTCTCTACATCGGTGAAGAGAAGCGGAACTACGAGGTGCGCGCAGGAGAAGCTTTGATTCTGCGTCCGGACTGCCATCATTTCGGAACTGAAGGCTGCCGGGAGGAAAGCTCCTACTACTGGTTACACTTCCAGACCTCAGGTCCCTGGAGCGCTGTCACCGCTCCCTCTGCAGCCTTAAACGAACAGGATACGCCGGATGAGTCCGCACATTCTGCGCTTTTTGACGTCCGCACCTTCAGCTTGTGGCTATCGCAGTACATGACACTGCTCCAGCCTGCCCGCATGGAAGAGCTGCTGGCTCAGCTGGAGCTGTTGAAGGTCAATGCCCATCTCGATTCCATCCGATTCAAGCAGCAAATGCTGTTCCAGGAGATTCTGCAGCAGCTTTCCGCGTCCGTGCACCGTGAACGTCCCGCTTCACACTCCACAGCCTGCGCTGAACAGGCGGCCTCCTTTCTGCGTGCCCATTACCGCGAGGAGATTACTACCGGCATGCTGGGAGACAGCCTCAACTTTCATCCGGTCTATATCGCCCGCTGCATGAACCGGGAGTATGGTTGCTCACCTATGGAATATCTGCTCCGCTACCGCATTGAGCAGAGCAAGCTGCTGCTGATGCAGACCAGCTTCCCCATCTCCCGGATCGCCGAGGAGGTTGGCTTCAACCAGGCGCCGTATTTCAGCTCCAGCTTCATGAAGCTGGAAGGCATCTCTCCCCGCCAGTACCGCCAGCGCTTCTCGTGA
- a CDS encoding cysteine hydrolase family protein, with protein sequence MGKHAVVIIDMLNDFIHPDGALTCPNGAGIVPALQELIEFSHENEIQVIFVQEAHRKNDADFRVRPIHAIKGSWGSDFIDELRPDESKGDYVVQKRRHSAFSYTDMDLFLREEGIDTVAVTGVWTNVCVRSTASDAMYHTYKVVCISDCCASKDEEMHLSGLRDIGIFGEVVTLEQYKEKNAVVKG encoded by the coding sequence ATGGGCAAACACGCTGTAGTAATCATAGATATGTTGAATGACTTTATTCATCCGGATGGGGCGCTGACCTGTCCGAACGGTGCGGGAATCGTTCCGGCGCTGCAGGAGTTGATTGAATTCAGCCATGAGAATGAGATTCAGGTTATCTTCGTACAGGAAGCGCACCGTAAGAACGATGCCGACTTCCGGGTCCGGCCGATCCACGCGATCAAAGGCAGCTGGGGTTCGGATTTCATCGACGAGCTTAGACCCGATGAGTCAAAAGGCGATTACGTGGTTCAAAAAAGACGCCACAGCGCGTTCAGCTACACGGATATGGACCTGTTCCTCCGCGAAGAAGGGATCGACACGGTGGCGGTCACCGGTGTGTGGACCAATGTCTGTGTCCGCTCTACGGCATCCGATGCGATGTACCACACGTATAAGGTAGTCTGCATCAGCGACTGCTGCGCATCCAAGGACGAGGAGATGCATTTGTCCGGACTGCGTGATATCGGGATTTTTGGTGAAGTTGTAACCCTGGAGCAATATAAAGAGAAGAACGCAGTTGTAAAAGGCTGA